Proteins from a genomic interval of uncultured Desulfuromusa sp.:
- the aspS gene encoding aspartate--tRNA ligase — protein MNDKLGSWVRTHRCGDVTAEQVGENVCVMGWAQRRRDHGGLIFIDLRDREGVVQLALDPDRDLASHKKAEQVRSEFVLAARGKVSPRPEGTVNPKMKTGEVEIEITELLILNHSETPPFMLDEFTEVAENIRLKYRYLDLRRPALQKNMLMRHLVAKTVRNYFDQQGFIEIETPVLTKSTPEGARDYLVPSRVNTGRFYALPQSPQLFKQLLMVSGFDRYFQIVKCFRDEDLRADRQPEFTQIDCEMSFVNRSQVMDIMEGMVAKVFKEALDVELTLPMPRLSYAEALDRFGVDNPDLRFEMELIDITQQVANSQFKVFASVAADNGLVKALNVKGCATFSRKELDDLTDFTKIYGAKGMAWVKVTADGWQSPIAKFFTVDELSALNNKLGAEVGDLLLFMADKPAIANEALGRLRGHLGQKLGLASKDDFRFTWVTDFPLLEWDDEQRRHVAVHHPFTAPLEEDIPLLDTDPGKARAQAYDLVLNGSEIGGGSIRIHDQSVQSRMFDLLGIGAEEAQEKFGFLLDALIFGAPPHGGIAFGLDRLMMILSGADSIRDVIAFPKTQKATCLLSDAPNEVDDKQLQELGIRLRAKQK, from the coding sequence GTGAACGACAAACTTGGAAGTTGGGTGAGAACCCATCGTTGTGGAGATGTAACCGCAGAGCAGGTTGGTGAGAATGTTTGCGTGATGGGATGGGCACAAAGACGTCGTGATCATGGTGGCCTGATTTTTATCGATTTGCGTGATCGTGAGGGAGTTGTTCAGTTAGCTCTCGACCCCGATCGTGATCTTGCCTCACATAAAAAAGCAGAACAGGTGCGTAGTGAATTTGTGCTCGCAGCTCGGGGAAAAGTCTCTCCAAGGCCGGAAGGCACCGTAAATCCGAAAATGAAGACGGGTGAAGTTGAAATTGAAATCACGGAACTCTTGATCCTGAATCATTCTGAAACTCCTCCTTTTATGCTCGACGAGTTTACTGAAGTAGCTGAGAATATCCGGTTAAAGTATCGCTATCTTGATTTACGCAGACCAGCATTGCAAAAAAATATGCTCATGAGACACCTGGTTGCGAAAACGGTTCGTAATTATTTTGATCAGCAGGGCTTTATTGAGATTGAAACTCCAGTGCTGACTAAAAGTACCCCGGAAGGGGCGAGGGATTATCTGGTCCCCAGCAGGGTGAATACCGGTCGTTTTTACGCGCTTCCCCAGTCACCGCAGCTATTTAAGCAATTGTTGATGGTTTCAGGTTTTGACCGCTATTTTCAGATTGTAAAATGCTTCCGCGATGAAGATCTGCGGGCAGACCGGCAGCCTGAATTCACTCAAATCGATTGCGAAATGAGTTTTGTTAATCGTAGTCAGGTTATGGATATCATGGAGGGAATGGTCGCTAAAGTCTTTAAGGAAGCTCTGGATGTGGAGCTGACTTTACCGATGCCACGGCTCTCGTATGCTGAGGCTTTGGATCGTTTTGGTGTTGATAATCCAGACTTACGTTTTGAGATGGAACTAATTGATATTACTCAGCAGGTTGCAAATTCTCAATTTAAAGTTTTTGCTAGTGTTGCAGCCGATAACGGGTTGGTAAAAGCTCTGAATGTGAAAGGTTGTGCCACATTTTCCCGCAAGGAGCTGGATGACCTGACTGATTTTACTAAAATTTATGGTGCAAAAGGGATGGCTTGGGTCAAAGTTACCGCAGATGGTTGGCAGTCACCAATTGCCAAGTTTTTTACTGTTGATGAATTATCTGCTTTGAATAATAAGTTGGGAGCCGAAGTTGGTGATCTGCTTCTGTTTATGGCTGATAAACCGGCTATCGCTAATGAAGCATTGGGGCGTTTGCGCGGCCATCTTGGACAAAAGCTCGGATTGGCCAGTAAAGATGATTTTCGATTTACCTGGGTGACCGATTTCCCATTACTTGAATGGGACGATGAGCAACGCCGCCATGTCGCTGTTCATCATCCATTTACAGCACCACTGGAAGAGGATATCCCTCTTCTTGATACTGATCCGGGTAAGGCTCGGGCCCAAGCTTATGACCTTGTTTTGAATGGCTCGGAAATCGGTGGTGGCAGTATTCGTATTCATGATCAGTCAGTACAATCCAGGATGTTTGATCTTCTAGGTATTGGTGCTGAAGAAGCTCAGGAAAAATTTGGATTTTTATTAGATGCCCTGATTTTTGGTGCGCCACCTCATGGCGGTATTGCCTTTGGTCTTGATCGTTTGATGATGATTTTGAGTGGAGCTGATTCCATTCGTGATGTTATTGCGTTCCCGAAAACCCAGAAAGCAACATGCTTGTTGTCAGATGCTCCGAATGAGGTAGACGATAAGCAGCTTCAGGAATTGGGTATCCGTTTGCGGGCAAAACAGAAATAA
- a CDS encoding DUF4398 domain-containing protein has product MQMFYRLFVVAALVFIVSGCVKPPLESLEGARDVVARAYAVGASQYAPGEYQLASSALQAAELQVENGEHRRAARTLDLARRYAQEALDLTIKRKQQLLAEQKKIEEEKRLLEVLKQREIERQALLELQREKKRKEEAAKSVAKKTAPVIKKTSPPKVEPVLVDTVEVQSGENLAEIAAREEVYGDALLWPLIYKANRDQIKDPKEIFSGQSFVIPRDKTRDEADAARQEARELGLFLPVTEK; this is encoded by the coding sequence ATGCAGATGTTTTACCGTCTGTTTGTGGTTGCTGCACTTGTGTTTATCGTGTCGGGTTGTGTTAAGCCCCCTCTCGAGAGTTTGGAAGGGGCTCGAGATGTTGTTGCACGTGCATATGCGGTGGGTGCATCACAATATGCTCCCGGAGAATATCAGCTTGCCAGCAGTGCACTACAGGCAGCTGAGCTCCAGGTTGAGAATGGAGAGCATCGAAGGGCTGCCAGAACTTTGGATTTGGCCCGACGTTATGCACAGGAAGCTCTGGATTTGACAATTAAACGCAAGCAACAATTGTTGGCAGAACAGAAAAAAATAGAAGAAGAAAAGCGGCTACTTGAAGTACTAAAGCAGCGTGAAATAGAGCGCCAGGCATTGCTTGAGCTGCAGCGGGAGAAAAAACGCAAAGAGGAAGCAGCTAAATCTGTAGCAAAGAAGACGGCACCTGTTATTAAAAAAACATCTCCTCCCAAGGTTGAACCTGTCCTGGTCGATACTGTTGAAGTTCAATCAGGGGAAAATTTGGCCGAGATCGCTGCTCGTGAAGAGGTCTATGGTGATGCCCTGCTTTGGCCTCTGATTTATAAAGCCAACAGGGATCAGATAAAAGACCCCAAGGAAATTTTTTCAGGTCAATCTTTTGTGATTCCGCGTGACAAAACAAGAGATGAAGCTGATGCTGCCCGCCAAGAAGCACGTGAGCTGGGTCTTTTTTTACCCGTCACTGAAAAATGA
- a CDS encoding NADP-dependent isocitrate dehydrogenase, producing MAKIIWSEIDEAPALATYAFLPIVQAFCKGSGVDVETKDISLSGRILANFPEKLTAEQKVADNLAELGKIVLTPEANVIKLPNISASVPQLQAAIAELQEKGYDVPSYPEEATTDAEKELQARYAKCLGSAVNPVLREGNSDRRAAASVKKFAQKNPHRMMKPWPAPGTSKCRVAHMDTGDFYETEKSVTMGAADTVKIQFVDEAGNVEVKKEVKLQADEVFDSSVMKVAELQKFYAKTAQEAKEKGVLLSLHLKATMMKISDPIMFGHAVKVYFKAALDKHADTLVSIGANPNFGLGDILNKMNKLPADKKAEIEADINACYEGQAALAMVDSRKNITNLHVPNDVIVDASMPNVVRDGGCMWNKADELQDTIAMVPDRCYATMYREICEDANRNGQFDPATMGSVANVGLMAQKAEEYGSHDKTFEAPSNGKFQVVASNGTVLMEQSVSTGDIYRSSQAKDIPIKDWVKLAVNRAKASGEPAIFWLDEKRGHDQQIIAKVNKYLPEFDTTGLDIRIMNPVDAMKFSLERVRKGLNTISVTGNVLRDYLTDLFPILELGTSARMLSIVPLIAGGGLFETGAGGSAPKHVEQFLKEGHIRWDSLGEYCALVPSLEQAAAADDNPKAAILAETLDVAIGQYLENQKLPSRKVKEIDNRGGSFYLALYWAQALAAQDKDAAMKSRFAQVAAEIEKNVDKIDAEFIDCQGSPMDIGGYFRPDPVKASAAMRPSATFNAIIDAM from the coding sequence ATGGCAAAAATTATCTGGTCCGAAATTGATGAAGCACCGGCGTTGGCGACTTACGCTTTTCTGCCAATTGTTCAGGCGTTTTGTAAGGGTAGTGGTGTAGACGTTGAGACAAAGGATATTTCCCTGTCTGGCCGCATCCTGGCTAACTTCCCGGAAAAGCTGACTGCTGAGCAGAAAGTTGCGGATAATCTGGCTGAGCTGGGTAAAATTGTTCTGACTCCAGAAGCAAATGTCATTAAGTTGCCGAATATAAGTGCTTCGGTACCCCAGCTGCAGGCTGCTATTGCTGAGCTGCAGGAAAAGGGCTATGACGTTCCCAGTTATCCTGAAGAAGCGACGACTGATGCAGAAAAAGAGTTGCAAGCTCGTTATGCCAAGTGTCTAGGTTCAGCTGTCAATCCGGTGTTGCGTGAAGGCAACTCTGACCGTCGCGCTGCTGCTTCCGTAAAGAAATTTGCTCAAAAAAATCCCCATCGTATGATGAAGCCATGGCCTGCTCCCGGAACTTCCAAATGTCGTGTTGCGCATATGGACACTGGTGATTTCTACGAGACTGAAAAATCGGTAACCATGGGTGCTGCTGACACCGTAAAGATTCAGTTTGTAGATGAGGCCGGCAATGTTGAAGTCAAGAAAGAAGTCAAGTTGCAGGCTGACGAAGTTTTTGACAGTTCCGTCATGAAGGTTGCCGAATTACAAAAGTTCTATGCAAAGACTGCGCAAGAGGCTAAAGAGAAGGGCGTACTCCTCTCTCTGCACCTCAAAGCAACCATGATGAAGATTTCTGATCCGATCATGTTTGGCCATGCTGTAAAGGTCTATTTCAAGGCTGCTCTGGATAAGCATGCTGATACTCTGGTGTCTATCGGCGCTAATCCGAATTTTGGTTTGGGTGATATCCTCAATAAGATGAACAAGCTTCCGGCCGATAAAAAGGCTGAAATTGAAGCGGATATTAATGCTTGCTACGAAGGTCAAGCTGCTTTGGCAATGGTTGATTCCCGTAAGAACATCACTAATCTGCATGTTCCTAATGATGTTATTGTTGATGCATCGATGCCTAACGTTGTGCGTGACGGCGGGTGCATGTGGAACAAGGCGGACGAACTACAGGACACCATAGCTATGGTTCCCGATCGCTGCTATGCCACCATGTATCGTGAGATCTGCGAAGATGCCAACAGAAATGGTCAATTTGATCCCGCTACCATGGGTAGTGTCGCCAATGTTGGCCTTATGGCTCAGAAGGCAGAAGAGTACGGTTCCCACGATAAGACCTTTGAGGCTCCGTCCAACGGTAAGTTTCAGGTCGTCGCTTCCAACGGTACCGTGCTCATGGAACAGTCGGTGTCCACAGGTGATATTTACCGTTCCAGCCAGGCTAAGGATATTCCCATCAAAGACTGGGTCAAGCTAGCTGTTAACCGCGCCAAAGCGTCCGGGGAGCCGGCAATCTTCTGGCTTGACGAAAAGCGTGGTCATGACCAGCAGATCATTGCCAAGGTCAACAAGTATCTGCCCGAATTTGATACAACTGGCCTCGATATCCGTATCATGAATCCGGTCGATGCAATGAAGTTCTCACTTGAGCGAGTCCGTAAAGGGCTGAACACCATCTCGGTGACCGGTAACGTGCTGCGGGATTATCTGACTGACCTGTTTCCAATTCTTGAGCTGGGTACTTCTGCCCGGATGCTGTCGATCGTGCCTTTGATTGCTGGTGGCGGTTTATTTGAAACTGGTGCCGGTGGCTCAGCTCCTAAGCATGTTGAGCAGTTCCTCAAGGAAGGTCATATTCGCTGGGATTCCCTTGGCGAATATTGTGCACTGGTCCCTTCCTTGGAGCAAGCTGCCGCCGCTGATGATAACCCTAAAGCTGCTATCTTGGCAGAGACTCTTGACGTTGCTATCGGCCAGTATCTTGAGAATCAGAAACTGCCTTCACGCAAGGTCAAGGAAATTGATAATCGTGGCGGAAGCTTTTACTTGGCCCTTTACTGGGCACAGGCATTAGCGGCTCAAGACAAAGATGCTGCCATGAAGTCACGTTTTGCCCAAGTGGCTGCTGAAATCGAGAAGAATGTCGATAAGATTGATGCAGAATTTATCGATTGTCAGGGCTCACCGATGGATATCGGCGGCTACTTCCGTCCTGATCCGGTCAAGGCATCTGCTGCTATGCGTCCAAGTGCAACATTTAATGCAATCATAGATGCAATGTGA
- the mdh gene encoding malate dehydrogenase, with the protein MARNKISLIGGGQIGGVLAQLCALRELGDVVLFDIVENMPQGKMLDIAEVARVDQFDVELKGTNSYADIAGSDIVIVTAGLPRKPGMSRDDLLGVNAKIMSQVSEGIKEFAPDSIVIIISNPLDAMVTLCQKVTGFPPERVIGQAGVLDSNRFCSFIAWELGVSVRDVNAMVLGGHGDTMVPIIRYANVNGVPVMEQLIRKYGDEAKANEVMTAMVERTKAAGGEVVKLLGNGSAFYSPASSAIAMAEAILRDQKRVLPSCVLLQGEFGVDNYYVGVPCILGAKGVEGIIEFELDAEEQALFDNSVAAVKGLIDELPSILPDLADVLNS; encoded by the coding sequence ATGGCAAGAAATAAAATTTCGTTGATCGGTGGTGGACAAATTGGTGGTGTTTTAGCTCAACTTTGTGCATTGCGTGAGCTGGGTGATGTTGTTTTGTTCGACATTGTTGAGAATATGCCTCAGGGTAAAATGCTCGATATTGCTGAAGTTGCACGCGTTGATCAGTTTGATGTAGAGCTCAAGGGGACGAACAGCTACGCCGATATTGCCGGCTCTGACATTGTTATCGTGACAGCAGGCTTGCCACGTAAGCCTGGTATGAGTCGTGATGATCTTCTTGGTGTTAATGCCAAGATCATGAGTCAGGTTTCTGAAGGAATCAAAGAATTCGCTCCTGATTCGATCGTCATCATCATCTCCAACCCACTCGATGCAATGGTTACCTTGTGTCAGAAAGTTACTGGTTTCCCACCAGAGCGTGTTATTGGTCAAGCCGGTGTTCTTGATTCTAACCGTTTCTGCTCCTTCATTGCCTGGGAACTGGGTGTGTCTGTTCGCGACGTAAATGCTATGGTTCTCGGTGGTCATGGGGATACCATGGTTCCTATCATTCGCTATGCTAATGTCAATGGTGTTCCTGTTATGGAGCAATTGATCCGTAAGTATGGAGATGAAGCTAAAGCGAATGAAGTTATGACGGCTATGGTTGAACGTACGAAAGCTGCTGGTGGTGAAGTTGTGAAATTGCTGGGCAATGGTTCTGCATTTTATAGCCCCGCTTCTTCAGCTATTGCTATGGCAGAAGCTATTCTTCGCGACCAGAAGCGTGTCCTGCCTTCTTGTGTCCTGTTGCAAGGTGAGTTCGGTGTAGACAACTATTATGTCGGCGTTCCTTGTATTCTTGGTGCAAAGGGCGTAGAAGGTATTATTGAGTTTGAACTTGATGCTGAAGAACAAGCATTGTTTGATAATTCAGTAGCAGCTGTAAAAGGCCTCATTGATGAGTTGCCAAGTATTCTTCCTGATTTGGCGGATGTACTGAATAGCTAA
- a CDS encoding 2-oxoacid:acceptor oxidoreductase subunit alpha produces MAENAKLTSAEQIVIKFTGDSGDGMQLIGNQLTALAALDGNDVNSLPDYPSEIRAPAGTIAGISGFQMCLGDHKIYTAGDAPDVLVAFNPAAVKHSSKFVKAGGMIITNSDAFTEKAMEKVGYTSNPLEDETLNGYDVKAIPMFTLVREALAEMELPIAAKDRCKNFFTMGVLCWLFNKDKQLVLDFIQEKFGPKAKKPLLKVAQANTLAFKAGLNYGETTIMFQERYDLGAAQIEKGLYRNITGNDAAALAIAAAGEKAGLQPFIGSYPITPATDLLHYASEMKDVDLVTMQMEDEIAGICSAVGAACAGNLAFTTTSGPGLALKTEAAGMALILEVPLVIVNVQRGGPCTGLPTKTEQSDLLQSMFGRNGDSYMPIIAANSPADCFDATYQAAKIALKYRTPVIVLTDGYIGQGSCPWKVPKMSELEDLTPYVNFWVPEAHPGEKYVSYKRDPETLARDWAIPGTKGCQHRIGTLEKDETGAVSHDPKVHQQMTEFRKAKVDNLAQVLPGVEINGKESNKILVISWGGTYGAVKGAVDRMIADGKPVSGVNLRWVWPFPPNLGEIISRFDKILVPELNMGQLSLMLRAKFLVDVESLSKVQGDPFREYEVIDKVNEMLGE; encoded by the coding sequence ATGGCAGAGAATGCAAAACTTACAAGTGCTGAGCAGATTGTCATTAAGTTTACCGGGGATTCCGGTGATGGCATGCAGCTCATTGGTAATCAGCTTACCGCTCTGGCTGCGTTAGACGGTAATGATGTTAACTCTCTTCCTGATTATCCATCGGAAATCCGTGCTCCTGCCGGTACCATTGCAGGTATTTCAGGCTTCCAGATGTGTTTGGGTGATCATAAGATCTACACAGCTGGTGATGCTCCAGATGTTTTGGTTGCTTTCAACCCGGCAGCAGTGAAGCATAGTTCCAAGTTTGTAAAAGCTGGTGGAATGATCATTACCAATTCTGATGCTTTTACAGAAAAAGCAATGGAAAAAGTTGGTTATACATCCAATCCTCTGGAAGATGAAACTTTGAATGGCTATGATGTAAAAGCCATTCCTATGTTTACTTTGGTGCGTGAAGCCTTGGCTGAGATGGAACTGCCAATTGCAGCAAAAGACCGCTGTAAAAACTTTTTCACTATGGGCGTTCTTTGCTGGTTGTTCAATAAAGATAAACAGCTGGTTCTTGATTTTATTCAGGAAAAATTTGGTCCTAAAGCAAAAAAACCACTCCTTAAAGTCGCTCAGGCCAATACACTCGCCTTTAAAGCTGGCCTGAATTATGGCGAGACTACCATCATGTTCCAGGAACGTTATGACCTTGGTGCTGCACAAATCGAAAAAGGTCTGTACCGTAACATCACCGGTAATGATGCCGCTGCTCTTGCTATTGCGGCTGCTGGTGAAAAAGCCGGCTTGCAGCCATTTATCGGGTCCTATCCAATTACCCCGGCAACTGATTTGCTGCACTATGCATCTGAAATGAAAGATGTTGATCTTGTTACCATGCAGATGGAAGATGAGATTGCAGGTATCTGTTCCGCTGTAGGTGCTGCTTGTGCCGGTAACTTGGCTTTTACCACAACTTCAGGTCCAGGCTTGGCATTGAAAACGGAAGCGGCCGGCATGGCCTTAATTCTGGAAGTTCCACTGGTTATTGTGAACGTACAACGTGGTGGCCCCTGTACCGGTTTGCCAACTAAAACGGAGCAATCTGACTTGTTACAGTCAATGTTTGGCCGTAATGGTGATAGCTATATGCCGATTATTGCTGCTAATAGCCCAGCAGACTGCTTTGATGCGACTTATCAGGCTGCCAAGATTGCTTTGAAATACCGTACCCCGGTTATTGTTTTAACTGATGGTTATATCGGTCAGGGGAGTTGTCCCTGGAAGGTTCCAAAAATGTCAGAACTGGAAGATTTGACTCCTTATGTCAACTTCTGGGTTCCTGAGGCTCATCCGGGTGAAAAATATGTGTCATACAAGCGCGACCCTGAAACTTTAGCGCGTGATTGGGCTATTCCTGGAACCAAAGGTTGTCAGCACCGCATCGGAACTCTTGAAAAAGATGAAACGGGTGCCGTCAGTCATGATCCGAAGGTTCACCAGCAAATGACCGAGTTTCGTAAAGCTAAGGTAGACAATCTGGCACAGGTTCTTCCTGGTGTTGAAATCAACGGTAAAGAATCTAATAAAATTCTGGTTATCAGTTGGGGTGGCACTTATGGTGCTGTTAAAGGCGCTGTTGATCGTATGATTGCCGATGGAAAACCTGTTTCTGGTGTCAATCTGCGCTGGGTATGGCCATTCCCACCAAATCTCGGTGAAATAATCAGCCGGTTTGATAAAATTCTTGTCCCTGAACTCAATATGGGGCAACTGAGTTTGATGCTCCGGGCCAAGTTTTTGGTTGATGTTGAATCTCTCTCTAAGGTACAGGGCGACCCCTTCCGTGAGTATGAGGTTATCGACAAAGTTAACGAAATGTTAGGAGAATAA
- a CDS encoding 2-oxoacid:ferredoxin oxidoreductase subunit beta: MADTQLTKKYFASDAEVKWCPGCGDFAIMNAVRSGMVAAGKPRDEVAIVSGIGCSSRFPYYMETYGFHTIHGRAAAIASGLKVANTKLDVWVISGDGDSTAIGGNHFIHAVRRNVNLNYVLINNKIYGLTKGQYSPTSEMGQISKTSPYGVLDYPMTPAKVALSLGGTFVARGIDKNMKLNEEICVRGAKHKGFSMMEIYANCVIYNDGAHDKLTSKEEGADFHIILRDGEKMIFGVNSQYCLVQDGFGIKAVKVEMADEADILVHDEKNAEMASILAGMRPDNGLPLAFGVIFADDRKKTYDDMVYEQVDAVKQKRGRSMDDIMQSGHTWTV, translated from the coding sequence ATGGCAGATACTCAACTAACTAAAAAATATTTTGCTTCAGATGCTGAGGTAAAGTGGTGTCCGGGTTGTGGCGATTTTGCCATTATGAATGCCGTACGTAGCGGCATGGTTGCTGCCGGTAAGCCCCGCGATGAAGTTGCAATTGTTTCCGGTATTGGTTGTTCCAGTCGTTTTCCTTATTATATGGAAACCTATGGATTTCATACGATTCATGGCCGCGCAGCTGCAATTGCATCCGGGTTGAAAGTTGCTAACACAAAACTGGATGTCTGGGTTATTTCCGGTGATGGTGACTCAACTGCGATTGGTGGTAATCACTTTATTCATGCTGTACGCCGTAACGTTAATCTTAACTATGTTCTGATTAATAACAAGATTTATGGTTTGACCAAAGGGCAATATTCTCCGACTTCGGAAATGGGCCAGATCTCAAAAACCAGCCCTTATGGTGTCCTTGACTACCCTATGACCCCGGCCAAGGTTGCTCTTAGCTTAGGTGGGACTTTTGTTGCTCGTGGTATCGACAAGAACATGAAGCTGAATGAAGAAATCTGTGTGCGTGGAGCTAAGCATAAAGGTTTCAGTATGATGGAAATTTATGCTAACTGTGTTATTTACAATGACGGTGCCCACGATAAGCTGACAAGTAAAGAAGAAGGTGCTGATTTCCACATTATCTTACGGGATGGGGAAAAAATGATCTTCGGTGTCAATAGCCAGTACTGTCTGGTTCAAGATGGCTTTGGAATTAAGGCTGTTAAAGTCGAAATGGCTGATGAGGCTGACATTTTGGTTCATGACGAGAAAAATGCGGAAATGGCTTCTATTCTTGCGGGGATGCGTCCGGATAATGGTTTGCCATTGGCTTTTGGTGTTATCTTTGCTGATGATCGGAAAAAAACTTATGATGATATGGTTTACGAGCAAGTTGATGCTGTTAAGCAGAAACGTGGTCGTTCCATGGACGACATCATGCAGTCTGGACATACCTGGACAGTATAA
- a CDS encoding FKBP-type peptidyl-prolyl cis-trans isomerase, with protein sequence MKKFFIVLVLLLVAVGSVCAEDVLKSQQEKVGYAIGMNIATNMMQQKLDIDADQLAAGLTAVLKGEETVLSLEEMGQILTAFQQEMQMKQMAEMAAEAAKNEKLAQEYLEKNGKLDGVVTLDSGLQYKVITAGEGASPKADSNVQVHYKGTLLDGTEFDSSYKRGEPATFPVNGVIPGWTEALQLMKEGAKWQLVIPASLAYAERGAPPLIPPNATLIFDVELLKIL encoded by the coding sequence GTGAAGAAATTTTTTATCGTACTTGTGTTGTTACTGGTTGCCGTCGGCAGTGTATGTGCTGAAGATGTACTTAAATCGCAACAAGAAAAAGTTGGTTATGCTATCGGGATGAACATTGCTACAAATATGATGCAACAAAAGCTGGATATTGATGCGGACCAACTAGCGGCAGGATTAACCGCCGTCCTGAAGGGAGAGGAAACAGTTTTATCTCTTGAGGAAATGGGCCAGATTTTGACGGCTTTTCAGCAAGAAATGCAAATGAAACAGATGGCTGAAATGGCAGCTGAAGCAGCTAAAAATGAAAAACTTGCTCAGGAATACCTGGAAAAAAACGGTAAGCTTGATGGTGTTGTGACGCTGGATAGCGGATTGCAATATAAGGTCATAACTGCAGGCGAAGGAGCTTCACCTAAAGCTGATTCTAATGTACAGGTTCATTATAAAGGAACATTGTTGGACGGCACCGAGTTTGATAGTTCGTATAAGCGTGGTGAACCGGCAACTTTTCCTGTCAATGGCGTTATCCCTGGATGGACTGAAGCACTACAGTTGATGAAAGAGGGCGCTAAATGGCAACTTGTTATTCCTGCAAGTTTGGCTTATGCAGAACGTGGTGCGCCACCGTTGATTCCACCAAATGCCACTCTTATTTTTGATGTTGAACTTTTAAAAATATTATAA